A window of Hugenholtzia roseola DSM 9546 genomic DNA:
GGTAAATTTGGTCGGGTTTTCCAAACTGTGCAACTTTACCCTCTTTGAGAATTAACAGCGTATCGGCTACGGCAAGGGCATCTTGTAAATCGTGAGTAACGAAAATCGCACTCATTTCTGACTGATGTAAGAAAATTCGCAACTCTCGCCTTACTTCACGCCTAAGTGTTTCATCTAAGTTTGAAAAAGGTTCGTCTAAAAGCAAAAGACGCGGGGAAGGAGCCAAGGCACGCGCTAAGGCGACGCGTTGCTGCTGCCCGCCTGATAGTTGATGAGGATAACGTTTTTTGAACGCTGACAAGCCTAATTTTTCTAAAAGTTGAGTCGCATAGGCTTTTTGCACCGCATTGCGCACCCCAAACTGCACATTTTCCCATACGTTTAGGTGGGGAAAAAGAGCATAACTTTGAAAAACCATACCGATACCTCGCATTTCAGGCTTGACCCAAAGTTTTTCGTTCGAAAGAACAGCATCAGCCAGTAGAATTTCCCCACTATTGGGCGTTTCCAAACCCGCCAGAAGGCGCAATAGGGTCGTTTTTCCGCTACCACTTTCACCCAAAAGAGCCAGAATTTCGCCTTTTTGTGTCTGAAAGGATACGTTTTGCAAGGCATACTGCCCTTTGGTATAACTTTTACTTAAATTTTTTACAGATAAAAACGCCATTCTAAGCAGAGATTAAGGATAGTGTTTGATATTTTTAAAATTTTATACCCATAACAAGCAGGTCATCTACTTGTTCATATTTTGTACCTATCCAATCGTTTAATTTTTGAGATAATGCTTTTTCTTGTGCTGCAAGGTTCAGTTTGTGAATAGAAGCAAGGTAGTTTCGAAAGTGTTTGCTCATCATTTTTTTCCCGAAATCGCCGCCAAATTGGTCTTGAAAACCGTCTGAATAGAGGTAGAAAATGTCGCCTTTTTCCACACTAATTTCATGTTGTTCAAAAACGGATTCGGCTTCCAAACCATCTCCA
This region includes:
- a CDS encoding ABC transporter ATP-binding protein; protein product: MAFLSVKNLSKSYTKGQYALQNVSFQTQKGEILALLGESGSGKTTLLRLLAGLETPNSGEILLADAVLSNEKLWVKPEMRGIGMVFQSYALFPHLNVWENVQFGVRNAVQKAYATQLLEKLGLSAFKKRYPHQLSGGQQQRVALARALAPSPRLLLLDEPFSNLDETLRREVRRELRIFLHQSEMSAIFVTHDLQDALAVADTLLILKEGKVAQFGKPDQIYQNPATPYVANFFGGINQTQAEGYFRPEDVKIYPLTAATELEEKATKNPFLAKILHKEYQGAFEKIWLQKENGEIFEAFYQAEAKLEVGEKVRFELKKTYQFSS